The Herbaspirillum sp. DW155 genomic interval AGAGCACGCCGATGAGCGGGAACAGCAGCAGCAAAGGCACCACCGTCTTGACCGCCATCTGCGCCGCGATCTCGTCGCGTGCGCTCTGCGGCTGCGCCACCTGCACCACGGTACTGCCGATCTGGGCGCTGTAGACGCGCCACATGCCATTGGGTCCGCGCACGTTGGCAAAACCCAGCTCGGCCTGGCGCGGCATGGCCCCGCGCGCATGGGAGTGATAGATGACCGCGCCACTACTGTCCCATATCTGCATCATGATCTCGTCTTCCAGCTCGGGGAACTGCTGCCCCGGCGAGATGGGCGAGAAGGCCTGACGCGGCAGCGAGGCCGCGATCTGGCGCATCTGGTAATCGAAGATCTGGTTGGCCTCGCCGCGCGCCTGGAAATACAGCGCCACGCCGGCCAGCAGGATGATGGAGAACAGCCCCAGTCCCAGCCACAGCAGCAGCTTGTTGCGGATCGATTTCATGCCGGCACCAGATAGCCCACGCCGCGCACGTTCTTGATGAAGTCGCTGCCGACCTTCTTGCGCAGCGCGTGGATGTGGACTTCGACGGCATTGCTCTCGATGCTGTCATCCCAGCCGTAGAGTTTTTCTTCCAGCTGGGCACGCGAGAGCACCACGCCCGGACGATCCATGAAAGCGTGCAGCAGCGCGAATTCGCGCGCCGACAGGTTGACCGGCTTGCCGCCCACGGTCACTTCATGGGTGGCCGGATTCAAGACCACCTCGCGCACCTGCACCAGGCTCTCGGCGCGTCCGGCCTGGCGGCGCGAGAGCGCACGCATGCGAGCCGACAGTTCTTCCAGGTCGAAGGGCTTGATGAGGTAATCGTCGGCCCCGGCATCGAGCCCGGCCACGCGGTCGGCCACGGCATCGCGCGCGGTCGTGATGAGGACGGGAATGGCGCTGCCGCGTTCACGCAGGGTGCGCAGCACGGCCAGGCCATCCTTTTGCGGCAGGCCCAGGTCCAGCAGCAGCATGGCGTAGTCCTCGGTGCGCAGGGCCACGTCGGCCGACCTGCCATCCTGTACCCAGTCGATGGTGAAGCCATCCTGGCGCAAACCCTTGCGCACAGCCTCGCCTACCATGGGATCGTCTTCCACCAGCAATACGCGCATGTCTACAACTCCTGATCGGACTCAGAGGATCTTCGCCAGCAGGAACACCACTACCGAAATGAGGATGGTGGAGGCGAAGGGCAACGAAAAGATGCGGCCGAACAAACGGAAACGCAAGTCTCCCGGCAAGCGGCCGATGCCCAGCTTTTCCAGCCAGGGCAACAAGGTCGAGAACACGATGACCGAGAGGAAGATGACGACGATCCAGCGAATCATGCGTGACTCCTCACAGGCGATGGGTACGGTCGTGACGCAGCATGCGGGCCGGCCATTGGACATTCTTGCCGATGGCCAGCACCTTGAAGAGCTCGCCCATCTCGGCCGGGGAAATCAGTTTCTGCATGCCGTTGGCCAGCGGCAGGTAGTGTGCGCTGTCCTCCGGCGACGTGCGCAGCAGCAGTTCGCCGATGCCGGCATTGAGCAGGAAGGCGCCCTGGCTGGTATAGGCCAGCACTTCGGCGCCCTCTTCCACGGCGGCCACGGCCATCGCGGTGAAATCCACGTGCGCGGTGATGTCCTGCAAACCCGGCCAGTAGAAAGGATCGGTGTGGGCATGATGGCGGTAGTGACACATCAGGGTGCCCTGGTCGCGGTCGGGCAGATAGTATTCGGCCGCAGGGAATCCGTAATCCGGAAGGATCGCCAGCGCACCGGGGCCGCTGGCCAGCATGCGGCCCAGCGTGTGCATGAAGCCGATGGCCACCGGCGACAGTTCGGTCAGATAGCCGACCGGCAATGCATCGGCCTCGGGAATCTGCGCCACCGGCAGGTCGCTCACGGTGCGGTCCGCGAACTGCAGGCGGCCCGATGCATCGAGCGTGACGCCGCGTTCCTGCCAGCCTTGCCCGGCCTTGATGGCAAGGCGTACCGGCATGGCATCGAGCACTTCGTTGCCGACCACCACGCCCGAGAAAGTTTCCGGCAGCGCATCGAGCCATTCCACCAGATGCGCGAAAGCGGCCAGGGTTTCGCGTTGTCGGGCGCGCAGTTGCGCCGAGATTTCCACGATGAAATATTTCTCGGGCAGCGCCCCGCGCGATTGCAATTCGGTGAGGATGTCACGCGCCAGCTTGCCGGTGCCGGCACCGAACTCCAGCAGCACGTTGGCTATCTGCGGGCTCGCGGCGATCACTTCGGCGGCCAGGTGAGCCAGGGTGGCACCGTAGAGGGGCGAGATTTCCGGGGCGGTTGTAAAATCCCCCTCCTTGCCCAGTTTGGCGGAACCGCCGCTGTAGTAGCCGACCTGCGGCGCATACAGGGCCAGTTCCATGTAACGTTCGAAAGAGATCCAGCCGCCGGCTGCGGCGATCTCGTCCGCAATCAGGTGCTGGAGGGTCTGCGAGGCGGACTGTGCGTCAGCGCCGGGTTCGGGTAGTTGCAGTTGCATGGGCCGTATTGTATCGACGATTGGAAACCGGGAACATGACATCACCCTCTTCTGCAGATATTGCGCTGGTCACGGGGGCGGCACGCCGCATCGGCCGTCATATCGCGCTGGCCCTGGCCCGCGCGGGTTGGGACGTGGCCGTCCACTACAACCGTTCGCGCGAGCAAGCCGACACGCTGGTGCGCGAGATCGAAGCGCTCGGCCGCCGCGCCCTGGCAGTGCAGGGCGAACTGGGCGATGAAGCCCAGGTGCGCACCCTGCTGCCGCAAGCCGCGCCGCTGGGCCGCATCACCTGCGTGGTCAACAACGCCTCGCTGTTCGATTACGATGACGCCGCCAGCTTCGGCAACGAACGCCTGCTGCGCCACATGAGCGCCAATGTCGGCGCCCCGGTGCTGCTGGCGCAGGCCTTGTACGAGGCCACGCCCGAGGGACAGCAGGCCGTCGTCATCAACCTGCTGGACCAGAAACTGTACAATCCCAATCCCGACTTCCTGTCCTATACCCTCTCCAAGGCTGCCCTGCACAGCGCCACGACGCTCTTGGCACAGGCACTGGCGCCCAAGGTGCGGGTGGTCGGCGTGGCACCCGGACTGACCATGGTCTCGGGCGACCAGACCGAGGAACAGTTCGGGAAAGCCCACACCGTCACGCCTCTGGGCCGTGGCAGCACGCCCGAGGACATTGCCGCTGCGGTCTGCTACGTCGCTTCGGCGCGGGCCGTGACGGGCACCACCCTGCTGGTCGATGGCGGCCAGCATTTGCTTCCCCTTTTGCGCGACGTCATGTTCGTGGCGAAATAACTTTTACTTTTTTGATCATGCTCTTCCTCTCCCATCCTTCCCTGCAAGATTGCCGCCGCCTGTTCCTGCGCAACTACGAGGTGTTCATCAACATCGGCGTGCACGAGTTCGAAAAGAAGGGTGAGCAGCGCATCCTGATCAACGTCGACCTCTACGTCCCGCTGGCCGAGACCACGCCCACCGCGGACCATCTGGACGAAGTGGTGGACTACGACTTCATCCGCTCCACCATCGCCGAACGCATGGCGCGCGGCCACATCCACCTGCAGGAAACCCTGTGCGATGACGTCATGACCGCCATGCTGGCCCATCCCAAGGTGCGCGCGGTGCGGGTGTCGACCGAGAAGCCGGACGTGTATCCGGATTGTGATTCGGTGGGGGTGGAGACTTTCCGGATCAAGGCTTGATCCGCATCGGCCAGATTGCTTTGTCCTGCTGACCCCGCTTGATGCGGGGTTTTATTTTTTCGAGAATTGACCGGAGTTTCGGCTTCCCTTCTGCTACCAAGGTGGTAGCATGTTACGGTGTGCCGATGCGCATCATTGCCCTCTCCACACTACGGACTTTCTGGACCGCCCATCCTGCCGCGGAGACTCCGCTGCGTGCCTGGCACGCCCTGGCCAGCCGGGTGAACTGGAAAACGCCGGCCGATATCAAGGCGGCCTATCGCAATGCCAGTTTCATCAGAAACAACCGGGTGGTGTTCAACATCAAGGGCAACGACTACCGCCTGGTCGTCGCGGTGCGCTACGACAAGGAATTGATCTACATCCGCTTCGTCGGCACGCATCGCCAATACGACGCCATCGATGTGGAAACGATTTGAAGGAACGTCATATGCAACTCAAACTGATACGCACCCGCAAGGATTACCGCGCCGCACTGGCCGAAGCAGAACGGCTGTGGGACGCGCCTGCGCGGTCCGAACAAGCGGACCAGCTCGATGTGCTCACCCTGCTCATCGCCCATTACGAGCGCGCGCACTTTGCCATCGATGATCCTGATCCCATCGACTTTCTGCTGCACGTGATGGAAGCGCGCGGACTTTCGCGCAAGGATCTGGAGCCTTATCTGGGGCCACGTGGCCGCGTCTCCGATATTCTCAACCGGGTGCGTCCGCTGACCCTCGACATGATCCGCAGGCTCAGCGCCGGCCTGAATCTCCCGGCTGACCTGCTGATCCAGCCCTATCCCGTGAAATCGGCCGGCAGCGAACTCCTGAGCGCCTGAAAACACCGCGAAAAAAATGCCGTTCAGTCTGTACTGAACGGCCAGGTTGATGACGAACCCCGTGTTTTCGAACACGGGGTTTTGTTTTTCAGGCGCAGGTAATTTGCAGATGGTCGATGGCGCAGAAGCCAAGCAATGCGCTCATTTTTCTCTGTAGCCACTTTTGTACGCTGGCATAGGCGTTCAAGCCCGGTAAAAGCGCGCGCAAGCGCGCCACCAGCAGGGCAATCTTCTTCATGTTCTGGGCCGCCGCCGCCAACAAGCACTGCTCGGCGACCTTGCGCAAGCCGCGCATGCGGGCATAGCGATGTCCGTGCAATTGCTTGGCGTCGGCGAAGCTGCGTTCTACCGTTTCCTTGCGTCGGGCATAGATGCGCTTGCCCCATTCGGTACGACGCCGATCATCCACCTTCTCCTTGGAACGCTCCCACACATGGCGCGTCACCACCTTGACCGCATTGGCGCTATTGGTGCATTGCTCGCGTACCTTGCAGCCCCGGCATTGTTCAGGCTTGGATTTGTATTCCCGATACCCCTGCCGATTGGTGGTGCTGTAGTGCAAGGACTGGCCCTGCGGGCAGATGTATTCGTCACGGTAGGCATCGTACTCATACGCCCGTTTAAAGAATGTCCCCGGCTTGTGGTTGGGTGTGCGGTAGCCCATCACGCCGCTGATCTCGCGATTCTCCAGTCCCTGGCAGACGGCCGGTGTGAAATAGCCAGCATCCAGGCCAACGGCCTGTACATCAAATCCGAACGTCTGGCGCTGACGATCCAGGCGTGCCAGATAAGGTTGACTGTCATGGACTGAGGCGGGCGTGACATGGGTATCGGTAATGATGCAATGCTTGGCATCGACGGTGCGGTGATCCAGGTAGAAGAAGCCCTTGGGCTTGTCGTCGCGCACCATGTAGCCGCTCTCGGGATCGGTGCGACTAACCTTGATCTCTTTGGTGGGCGGCTCATCATCATCGTCACGTTTGAGCGGCTTCTTGCCATGCTCGGCACGGTCGATATCCACAGCCGCATCCAGTTCGGCCAGATAGGCCGAGGGTGTCTGGGCAACTTGAACGTAGTCGAACTTGTTCTTGTTGGCGTTGGCCTTGAGGTGGGTGCTGTCGCTGTAGAGCACACGGCCATCGACCATGCCGCGTCCAATGGCCTGGCGCACGATCTCGTCGAAGATGTCTTGATAGACGGTGGTATCAATGAAGCGGCGGCGCCGGTTCTGGGAGAAGGTGGAGGAGTCCGGCACCTTGTCGGTCAGACGGAATCCGGCAAACCAGCGATAGGCCACGTTGACCTGGACCTCGCGGATGAGCTGGCGCTCGCTGCGGATACCGAAGAGGTAGCCGATGAACAAGAGCTTGAAGAGTACCACCGGGTCCAGTGCCGGGCGGCCATTGTCGGCGCAATACAGATGCGCCACCTTCTCGCGGATGAACTCGAAATCCACCGCCGCGTCGATCTTGCGCAGCAGGTGGTCCTTGGGCACGAGCATCTCGATGGTCACCATCTCTAACTCGTGCTGGGCGGCTGTCGGTTTTTTGAGCATGACCGATTAAACAACAAAGCCTTGGCTCTCGCCAGGGCTTTGTCATCAATCTGGCCGTTCAGTCTGTACTGAACGGCATTCGTTATTTCGCAGCCTTACATCCCCGAGCTTCTTACATCCCCATATACCTTCCCGCCCGGTGATTCAAGGCAATCACCAGATTGGCCATCACCGCGCCCAGGATCGAAGCCAGCAGCACGCGCGGTGTCACCACGAACAGCGAACACAGCACGATCACCACGTCCACGGCCATCTGCAGCTTGCCGGCGCGCAGGCCATACTTGTCCTGCAGGAACAGCGTCACCACGTTGATGCCACCAAGACTGGCGCCATGACGGAACAGCATCACGAAGCCCACGCCCATCAGCAAGCCGCCCAGCACGGCGCTGTAGAACAGGTCCAGCCTGGCATAGCCGATGAAGTGCGGATGCATCAGCGAAAAGCCCGACACCAGCGCCACCGCACAGAAGGTCTTGCCGGTGAAGCGCAAGCCCATGCGGCGAAAGGCGAAGTAGTAGAACGGGATGTTGATGGTGAAGAACACCACCCCGAACGGCAGGCCCGTCAGGTAATGCGTCAGGAAGGCCAGCCCGGCAGTGCTGCCGGTCAGCAGGCCCACCTGGCTGTACATGTTCACGGCCAGCGAGACGAAGAGCGTACCGGCCACCAGGGCCAGCACGTCTTCATAACTCTTGTGCCGCAGGTCGGCCGCAGAAACCGCGGCCTTGCTTGCCACTTCAGCCACGCAGCACCTCGGCCATGGTCTCGGCCACGCGGGCGACGTTGCCGTCGTTCAAGCCCGCCACGCAGATGCGGCCAGTGCCCACGGCGTAGACGCCGAACTCTTCACGCAGGCGGTCCACCTGCGCCGATGTCAGGCCGGTGTAGCCGAACATGCCGTTCTGGCGCAGCAGGAAGGAGAAGTCCTGATCCGGCACCGCGCTCTTCAACTGCGAAGCCAGCTTCACGCGCATGTCACGCACGCGCACGCGCATCTCCTCGACTTCGGCGCGCCATTGCGTAGCCAGCTTGTCGTCACCCAGCACATGCGCCACCAGCAGCGCGCCATTGCGGGCGGGGCTGGAGTAGTTGCGACGCACGGTCAGCTTCAGCTGGCCCAGCACGTTGGCTGCCTGGCCTGCCTGCGGGCAGAACACCGACAAGGCACCGATGCGCTCGCTGTAGAGCGAGAAGATCTTGGAGAAGGAGTTCGACAGGAAGAAGGGAATCTGGCGACGCACCGCTTCGCGCACCGGCCAGATGTCCTCATCCAGACTTTCGGCAAAGCCCTGGTAGGCCAGGTCGAAGAAGGGCAGCAGGCCGCGCTGCTCGACCACGGCGATGATCTGCTCCCATTGCGCGCGGGTCGGGTCGACACCGGTCGGGTTGTGGCAGCACGGGTGCAACAGCACCACGGCGCCCTTGGGCAGGCTTTGCAGCTTGTCCAGCATGCCGTTGAAGTTGAGGCCCTTGGTCTGGGCATCGTAGTAGGGATAACGCTCGGTCTTGAAACCTGCGCCCTCGAAGATGCCGACGTGGTTGTCCCAGGTCGGGTCCGGCAGCCAGATGGTGGGCTGCGGGAAGAAGCGCGCGATCAGGTCGGCACCGACCTTCAGTGCGCCCGAACCGCCCAGGGTCTGGACGATGGCCAGGTGTTCGGCCGACGGCAGGTCAGCGCCGAAGAGCAGCTTGGCGACCGCCTGACGGTAGGCGGCATGGCCTTCCATGGGCAGGTAGACATAGGGCGCGCCGGTCTCGGCCACCGCAGCCGAAGCGGTTCGCACGGAGGGCAGCACCGGCACCACGCCACGACCATCGGTGTAGATGCCGATGCTCAGGTTGACCTTGTTGCTGCGCTCATCGCGCTGGAATTGTTCCATCAGGCTCAGGATGGGATCGCCGGCATACGGCGGGAGATGCGAAAACATGGAAACCTCGTCAATGTGGGAAAACGCCGATGCCGGCACAGTCCAGCTTGTCCGGCAAGACCGCCATGGTAGCGCGGCACGGGAAAAAATTCCCGTGCCGCGTGCCACCTGTGCATTTTTTCACAGGTATTTTTTCAGGCGGAAGTGGTAAATGCTCACGCACAACAGGCTGATCGCGGCGCAAACCATCAGGTAATAGCTGGGCGAGACAGGATTGCCGGTCTTGCCCACCAGCCAGGTCACCATGAAGGGCGTAAAGCCGCCGAAAATGGTTGCTCCCAGGCTATAGCTGATACCCATGCCGCGCACCCGCGTGGCCGGCGGGAAGATCGAGGACAGCACCACCCCGAGCGAGCCGAAATACACCGCCTTGAGGATACCGGCCCAGATCATGATGGCCATCATCACCCACACGGTGGGCATGGCGATCACCCAGACGAAGGAGCCATAGATGGTGGCCAGCGTCAGCACCGTGGACACCACCATGATGCGGGCACGTCCAACGCGGTCGGCCAGCATGCCCATGAAAGGCGCGCCGATCATCAGGATGGCGCCGGTCACGGCGGCCGCGGCAAAGGCGGTGGACTGCGGCAGATGCAGCTGCTTGATGGCATAGGTCGGCATGTACAGCAGCATCAGGTAAGTGGCGGCGGTGGAGACCGAGAGAATGCCCATGGCCACCAGCACCCGCGTGACCTGCAGGCCCCAGCTGGCATCGTCCTCGCCGACCACTTGCACCTTCTTTGCCATCGGTACTTCATCGATGTGACGGCGGATGTACAGACCCACCGGTGCGATCAGCAAGCCGAAGGCGAACGGCAGGCGCCAGCCCCAGGCGGCGATCTGCTCGGGCGTGAGCCACTGGTTCAGCAGGAAGCCGGCCAGCGCCGCCATCAGGGCGGCCGCACCCTGGCTGGAGAATTGCCAGCTGGCCATGAAAGCGCGGCGCTTGGAGCCGGTCTCGGTCAACAGGGCGGTGGCCGAACCGAACTCACCACCCGCCGACAGCGCCAGCAGGATGCGCGCCACCAGGATGCCGATGGGCGCAGCCACGCCGATGCTTTCGTAGGTGGGAATCACGGTACAGATCAGGGTGCCGGCCACTGTCATCGACAGCGAGACCAGCAGCGCCGGCTTGCGGCCCACCTTGTCACCATACCAGCCCAGCAGGATCGCCCCCAGCGGGCGGAACAGATACGACAGCCCGAAGGTGGCGAAGGTCACCAGCAGCGAGACCGTCTCGTCACCAGTCGGGAAGAACAACTTGGAGATGGTCACCGCAAAGAAACCATAGGCCACGAAATCGAACCACTCCAGCGCATTGCCGATGGAGGAGGCGACGATCAGCCGCCGCGTGCGCGCGGCCGACATGGGCGCGGGCGCCGCTTCTGCTGCTGAAGAAATTTCCGGTGTTGCCGAGGGTGACGCTGCGTTCATGGTCGTGTTCCCGTTGGAAGATGGACTGCGCTGGCTTGCGTTCGTGAAAATGAAAATGAAAAAGGGGTGATTCAGGCAACCGCAGACTGCGCCCGCTGCTGGCGCACCTGCCGCCCCTGCTGGCCGATATCCCACAACAGGCCCGCCATCAGTTGCAGGCCTTCGCGCGCCACCGGTGCGAGCAGGTGTTCATCCGGCGCATGCTGCGAGCAGGACGGATAGGAATGCGGCATCCACAGCGTGGGCAGGCCCAGCGCTTCGGAGAAGCAGTGATTGGGAATGGTGCCGCCCAGATTGGGCAGGATGGTCACGCGCTTGCCGCTGCTCTCCTGCATGGAAGCCGTAGCCAGGCGCACCCAGGCATCGTCCGGGTCGAGGCGCGTGGCCGGCGCGGCCGCCTGGATTTCGATCTGCACATCCTCGTAGCCGTGTTCATCGAGATGACGGCGCAGGCTTTGCTGCACGTCTTCCCACACCGTGCCGACCACGAAGCGCAGCTGGAACACCGCCTGCGCACGGGCGGGAATCGCGCCCACCGGACGCTGCGCATTGCCGGCCTCGAAGGCGATCAGCTCCAGCGTATTCCATGCGAACAGGCGCTCACCCGCGGAGAGGCCGGGCTCGCCCCAGTGCGCATCGAGCACAGGATCGCCGGGATCACTGCCCACGGCAAAGTCGCGCACCAGCGCACGCACCCGCTCGCTCACATTGCGCGGACGCAAACCCGGCACCCGAATCACGCCGCGACCATCCACCAGCGACGCGGCGGCATTGGCCAGCACCGTGGCCGGATTGCGCAGCACGCCGCCCCAGTTGCCGGCATGGTGCGCGCCGTTACCGGTATCGAGCACCAGCTTGAATTGCAGCGCACCGCGCGAACCGAGGAAGAGCGTCGGGCTGGAAGCCGCCAGGCGCGGGCCATCCGAGGCCAGGAACAGGTCGGCTTTCAGATAATCAGCGTGATCGCGGCAGGCCTCGTAGAGACCGGGCGAGCCCACTTCCTCACCCATCTCGAAAATCATTTTCAGGTTGCAGCCCAGCCTGCCATCAGCCGCTTCGATAGCGGCGGCCAGCGCGCCCAGGTTGATGCTGTGCTGGCCCTTGTTGTCGGCCGCACCGCGACCATACCAGCGCTCGCCGTCCTGGCTCAGCGCCCAGGGCGAGCGGTCCTGCTGCCAGCGGCCTTCCTGTCCATTGACCACATCGCCGTGACCATACATGAGCACCGTCACCGCCTCGGCCGATTCGATGCGGCGCGCCAGCAGCAAGGGCGGTGCACCTTCCACCGGATTGGCGATCTGCTGCGTCTCGAAGCCCAGCGCGGCCAGGGCGGGCGCGATCTCTTCGCCGAGATAAGCGGCCAGTTCGGCGCGGCGGTCGGCATTCTGGCTTTCGGTGGGCAGCGCGATGCGGCGCTGCAGGTCATGCTGGAAGCGGCCGGAATCGAAATACTCGGCGGCCAGGCGAAGAGCGGTACTGCGGGACATGGAAGACTCCTGATGAACTGATGCCATGAAGGATTCTAGGAGCCGATATGGTTTCTAACAATGTCAATTTTTAAAACGATCCTTTCGAAAATAGGCAAAATGAATTATTGTGTTTTGCACTGCAATTCAGCCCAACAAGGGTGCACGATCCGCCTCGGATCGGGGTTATTTCGTGCGCTTTTCCGCTTCGCACCATCATGGCCTTGCCGAGCTTTGCAAGGATATCCGCAGATGATTGCCAATTTGAGAAAGCATTGCCTGCCATGCAAAGTACCGCTTTACGCTATTTCTATCAGGTCGGTCGCACCGGCTCCCTGACCGCTGCGGCCGAGCGGCTGCACGTGGCGGTCTCGGCGGTGAGCCGCCAGATCGCCAAGATGGAAGAAGAAACCGGCGTGCCGCTGTTCGAGCGCCGTGCGCGCGGCATGGTGCTCACGCCGGCCGGCGAGGTGCTGATGGCCTTTGCGCGCCGCAACCTGCTGGAGGTCGAACAGGTCATGGCCGAGGTCAAGGGCTTGCATGCGGTGGGCCAGAGCGTGGTCACGCTGGCCTGTTCGGAAGGCTTTGCCTGGGACCTGCTGCCCAACGTGATGGCGCAATTCCGCGAGCAATATCCGGGGATGCAATTCAAGCTCAATGTGGTGGGCGCAGCCAGGGCGTCGCAGATGGTCATCGATGGCGAGGCCGACATCTCCGTCACGTACAGCCTGGGGCCGGTCGAAGGTCTCAACATCGCCTACCGCGAATCGGGACCGATCTTCGCATTGATGCGGCGCGACCATCCGCTGGCCGCGCGCAAGCTCCTGGCGCTGAACGATCTTTCACCCTACCCGCTGGCCCTGCCCGAGCAGGGCTCCACGGTGCGCCAGCTGTTTGACATCGCCTGCGGCATGCGCGGCCTGCTGTTCGCGCCGGTCTTCACCAGTCATTCGCTGGGGGCCGTGTATCGTTTCACGGCCCGCTCCCCCGACACGGTGGCGCTGGGCGGCTTCCTCACCGTGCAAGAACGCGCCGAGGAAGATGGCATGGCGCTGGTACCCATGGCCGAGAGTGAACTGCACCAGCGCACCCTGCAGGTCCAGACCATGGCCGGCCGCAAGCTGCCGCCGGCGGTGGCGGCGTTCATCGATTCTCTGGTGGCGGCCATCCGCCAGATTCGCAACCGGCATGGGCTAGGGGCGGTTCACACGTAATCTGCGAGTGCGAATGAAGTCTGAACAGCCCCTGGGCGCGCTGCAGTCGGACAAGTAGCGCTTCTCCCATCGGCCCGATGAGGCATCCATGCGACGCTTGCCCTGCGGCAAGCCACGCAGAAATGGCAGGAACCGGCGCTGCATGAGAAAATGCCGGTCCTCCGCCCGCACGCAGCCCTCCCGCCCATTGCCTCATCGATGTTGATGGACGGCAACTACGCTCGTCCGGCAGCAACAGCCTACCGATTGAAGGAATTTCCCATGAACGACATTGCAGCCGCAGTGCAATTGTCTGAACTGACTGAACTGACCGACCTGACCAACCTCGATGCGTCGTCCTCGCAGGACGAGCGTGGTCACGCTGAAGTCACCGCGCGCGGTTCGCGCCGTTTCGAACTGCTCGAAAAAAGCATCCGCCGCCTGACCGGCAAAGCCATCGCCGACTTCGACATGATCCGCGATGGCGACGTCATCATGGCCTGCATGTCGGGTGGTGCCGACAGCTACACCATGCTGGACACGCTGCGCTACCTGCAGAGCGTGGCCCCGGTGAAGTTCGAGATCATTGCCGTGAACCTGGACCAGAAGCAGCCGGGCTTCCCCGAACACATCCTGCCGGAATACTTCGCGCGCATCGGTGTGCCCTACCGCATCGTCGAGGAAGACACCTACAGCATCGTCAAGGAGAAGATCGCGCCGGGCAAGACCACCTGCTCGCTGTGCTCGCGCCTGCGCCGCGGCATCCTTTACCGCGTGGCCAAGGAGCTGGGTGCGACCAAGATCGCGCTGGGCCACCATCGCGACGACATCCTGCACACCTTCATGCTCAACATGTTCTACGGCGGCAAGATCAAGACCATGCCGCCCAAGCTGATCGCCGATGATGGCGAGAACGTGGTGATCCGCCCGCTGGCCTACGTGCGCGAGCCCGACATCAAGAAGTACGCGGCCGCCATGGAATTCCCCATCATCCCCTGCAACCTGTGCGGCTCGCAGCCCAACCTGCAGCGTCAGGCCATGCGCGAGATGCTCAACCAGTGGGAAAAAACCAATCCCCTGTGGATCAAGAGCATGTTCACGGCCATGGCCAACATCACGCCCTCGCACATGCTGGACCGCAGCCTCTTC includes:
- a CDS encoding amino acid aminotransferase, which gives rise to MFSHLPPYAGDPILSLMEQFQRDERSNKVNLSIGIYTDGRGVVPVLPSVRTASAAVAETGAPYVYLPMEGHAAYRQAVAKLLFGADLPSAEHLAIVQTLGGSGALKVGADLIARFFPQPTIWLPDPTWDNHVGIFEGAGFKTERYPYYDAQTKGLNFNGMLDKLQSLPKGAVVLLHPCCHNPTGVDPTRAQWEQIIAVVEQRGLLPFFDLAYQGFAESLDEDIWPVREAVRRQIPFFLSNSFSKIFSLYSERIGALSVFCPQAGQAANVLGQLKLTVRRNYSSPARNGALLVAHVLGDDKLATQWRAEVEEMRVRVRDMRVKLASQLKSAVPDQDFSFLLRQNGMFGYTGLTSAQVDRLREEFGVYAVGTGRICVAGLNDGNVARVAETMAEVLRG
- a CDS encoding M20 family metallopeptidase, whose protein sequence is MSRSTALRLAAEYFDSGRFQHDLQRRIALPTESQNADRRAELAAYLGEEIAPALAALGFETQQIANPVEGAPPLLLARRIESAEAVTVLMYGHGDVVNGQEGRWQQDRSPWALSQDGERWYGRGAADNKGQHSINLGALAAAIEAADGRLGCNLKMIFEMGEEVGSPGLYEACRDHADYLKADLFLASDGPRLAASSPTLFLGSRGALQFKLVLDTGNGAHHAGNWGGVLRNPATVLANAAASLVDGRGVIRVPGLRPRNVSERVRALVRDFAVGSDPGDPVLDAHWGEPGLSAGERLFAWNTLELIAFEAGNAQRPVGAIPARAQAVFQLRFVVGTVWEDVQQSLRRHLDEHGYEDVQIEIQAAAPATRLDPDDAWVRLATASMQESSGKRVTILPNLGGTIPNHCFSEALGLPTLWMPHSYPSCSQHAPDEHLLAPVAREGLQLMAGLLWDIGQQGRQVRQQRAQSAVA
- a CDS encoding LysR family transcriptional regulator, with translation MQSTALRYFYQVGRTGSLTAAAERLHVAVSAVSRQIAKMEEETGVPLFERRARGMVLTPAGEVLMAFARRNLLEVEQVMAEVKGLHAVGQSVVTLACSEGFAWDLLPNVMAQFREQYPGMQFKLNVVGAARASQMVIDGEADISVTYSLGPVEGLNIAYRESGPIFALMRRDHPLAARKLLALNDLSPYPLALPEQGSTVRQLFDIACGMRGLLFAPVFTSHSLGAVYRFTARSPDTVALGGFLTVQERAEEDGMALVPMAESELHQRTLQVQTMAGRKLPPAVAAFIDSLVAAIRQIRNRHGLGAVHT
- a CDS encoding MFS transporter; translated protein: MNAASPSATPEISSAAEAAPAPMSAARTRRLIVASSIGNALEWFDFVAYGFFAVTISKLFFPTGDETVSLLVTFATFGLSYLFRPLGAILLGWYGDKVGRKPALLVSLSMTVAGTLICTVIPTYESIGVAAPIGILVARILLALSAGGEFGSATALLTETGSKRRAFMASWQFSSQGAAALMAALAGFLLNQWLTPEQIAAWGWRLPFAFGLLIAPVGLYIRRHIDEVPMAKKVQVVGEDDASWGLQVTRVLVAMGILSVSTAATYLMLLYMPTYAIKQLHLPQSTAFAAAAVTGAILMIGAPFMGMLADRVGRARIMVVSTVLTLATIYGSFVWVIAMPTVWVMMAIMIWAGILKAVYFGSLGVVLSSIFPPATRVRGMGISYSLGATIFGGFTPFMVTWLVGKTGNPVSPSYYLMVCAAISLLCVSIYHFRLKKYL
- the ttcA gene encoding tRNA 2-thiocytidine(32) synthetase TtcA, yielding MNDIAAAVQLSELTELTDLTNLDASSSQDERGHAEVTARGSRRFELLEKSIRRLTGKAIADFDMIRDGDVIMACMSGGADSYTMLDTLRYLQSVAPVKFEIIAVNLDQKQPGFPEHILPEYFARIGVPYRIVEEDTYSIVKEKIAPGKTTCSLCSRLRRGILYRVAKELGATKIALGHHRDDILHTFMLNMFYGGKIKTMPPKLIADDGENVVIRPLAYVREPDIKKYAAAMEFPIIPCNLCGSQPNLQRQAMREMLNQWEKTNPLWIKSMFTAMANITPSHMLDRSLFDFTHFTAGPGKQAQGDTLFDRDDKPDQSQSVINLV